The region aATATATGAAACAGTATCATATGAAACAGAATGTTATCTTCCAGACTCAGTAGTACCAAATTTCTTCTATAAGCATTTGACTGtaaaaagaagctattttaaatatatgcttacctaataaaagaaacattgtATTTTACAGAGTATTCCTAGAGTTTTCACTAAATTTTCAATAAAGGAGGCCAAAAAAAGCCATAATCAGAACAAAAACCGTTACATTGATATCCTTCCATGTAAGTATTTGTCGcaatttttgcatgttttgtaaatatttgttttctcagtgcCTTGAGataatgtaattattttgttttaaatgatttaaaCAGATGATCATAACCGTGTTGAGCTCTCAGAGATCCCAGGAGACCCAGGATCAGACTATATCAATGCAAGTTATATTGATGTGAGTgacttctgcttaaaaaaagtcttAGGCACTATTGAAGAAATTCTGTAGTCTGTACATTTCATGCATCAAACACATTTGAGGATTTCCATTTGAGTTCTTTCCATCTTTGTAATGTATTTGGTATTATTGGACTGTTGcatattgaatttatttttaaagttgcaaATCTTTTAAATTGTTCATGCTTCCTTTCTAAAAGTTGATAGCATTGTACTTTTTATAGGGCTTCAAAGAACCAAGAAAATACATTGCTGCACAAGGTAATTTTCAACCTTAAAAGAATATGCTTTCTTTATTCACCCATTTTTTGTTAGAGAGCAGTAAAAAAGTATTagtaaatttaaagaaaaattgtaaatctgacattttgaaatttaatatgaaaaagttGCCAATGAGTTTTTGCTTAGGGAATTTTGTGAAGATGAATAAATTGTACTTCAAAGGCAGATTTCTCATGATGTATAATTTTACACCGAAAGTTTTCAGATTTCACAGCTATGTGCTACAGATATATatgagacttttaaaatgttgtagCCTAAGGCAGCACTCATAATGAAATCAAGTGTGTGGCTGTTATTTGCGTGATCTCTGGTTAGCTTTTCAGACTGCATGTCTAAGCATGTTAAGAAGgcaagtgttttttttaatgtagctttGAAAAACTCCCTTAAAATATATCTTGCTAGGCCCCAAGGATGAAACCACGGATGACTTCTGGAGAATGATCTGGGAACAGAAGGCAACAATTATTGTCATGGTGACTCGCtgtgaggaaggaaagagggtGAGAAATATCCATCCATCCTTCCGTCCTTCCATCTTTCCATCCTTCTTTAGTCTGAAAACAGAATGGGTTGCTGTGCTGTGGtgaattacattttcttcttaggactttgttttcattctttgctgTTCTCTCGGCATGGCAGAACCTATGTTGTGGAAAGCATGCCAAACCAGTGTTGCCCTGTGGAGTTACCAGTCTTATCAGAAAATGTCGCTTTAGTCACAGCTGTAAGAAGCAGAGGGTGAGCTTCCAAATTACAGCTAATAAATCCAGAAAAGGGCTCAAGGTAGAACTCTAGCTCCTCACAAACCTGTCATAAAGGGTatggtttgtatttttctcctatCTATTATCTTCTGATATCCTGGCAATGCCCTCAATAAATCCtagacagaattttttttttatctgttgtCTTTGCCCTTCCTTTAACTGGAAGCTTGGGTGCTTCTGGCTTGCTTTTGTTCCTTATTCCAGGTGCAGCAGGAAGAAGGGGAACTGctgtttttaactgcttttaaagatgaaaaggTTAGCAGCATGCAGATTTACAGCGTCCTCAAGTTGATGTTATAGGCAGGCAGGAGCAATGTCCCTcactgaagactgaaaaagaagcCATAGAACTAGCTGCAAACTTTTCTACAGCCTTCAGGCAACAGCAACAGTAGCTGTTTACTTTTGCAACTAATGtacaggattttttccccactttatATTCCAAGTTAAATTCCATGGGCATAAACTTCAGGTCAGGATATTTGGAATTATGTAGCACTGACATCCTAAGCAGTGACAGCCTTTTCAGGAGAGTACAAGACCCGTGAGAAGTTGGAAAAACTATACTGAGTTGCCATCTATTTTAAATCAGACTTTCTTCTAGCTCTCGGCTCTCTGCCGCTTTGCTGTCGTGCTGCTCACCTAACTTCGTGTCTTGATAGAACAAATGTGCCCAGTACTGGCCATCAATGGAGAATGGCTCTGCAACATATGGGGACATCATTGTGAAGATCAATGAAAGTAAAACATGTCCAGACTATGTCATTCAGAAACTACACATCACAAATGTAAGTTGATTCAAAAGTGTAAGACTGACTGCAATTAGAGTGTCTATTTGGAGTCTGTAGGTATCATTGAGAGATCCTTTTAGGAAGAGAAGAGTCAGCTATCAATGGAAGATGCTCTGCTGTTTTTCCCTAAGCAACATATAGTTTAAGAGAAAACTTCTTAGATGTGTCATTCCTTACCAGAAATATAAGTTAGACGTGTATTTCCcaacttaaaaatgttttttccttagtACTTTGGAATCTACATTTAAGAGGAAACTGTTAATATGCTGTTAAGTATGGAAAACTTAATACACTGTGGTTTCCTTAGACATTTAGCTTGTTCTTTAACACAGAAATTTTACTGGTTTATGTGTATCTCAGCATAACCTTCTGCAAGTAAAATCAATGTGACTCATAGAACACCATTATCTGCCCTCGTGATAATTGTACGGTGGGACAATTACAAATTCTGGTAATCTCAAGTGCATTTATAAACataagtgttttaaaattgcCATTTGGCTACGTGTAGAATCATTAAGGCTGGTTAATTGCTCTCTCTTATCCAGCTGAAATCTCGCTCTGTGCGTAATTGAGAACAAAATTTGTCATCTAAGGCTAAATACTCCTCTCAGGCcctttgcaaaaatatttcagtgaggGTAAATGGAGCGTAAGTCATAGCTAAAAGCATTAAGACTCAAAGAGTAAATCTGCTGACAGACCTTCAGCAAAATAGTCAAGCAAGAAACTCCACCCATCTTGATCCATGATTACAGCTGGAAATTCCTATTTTGCTGTCTCATGTTGCATTAAAATTTACTCAGGAAGTGGTCTGATTAAAAGAAAGTTGTAACTTAGTGTGAAGACAGTGAGAATATCAGGATGTTAAGAATTAACTATTAACAAAGACATTGCTCTGTGACTAGAACAATCTGACATTAGAAATGAGACATTGCTGCAGGTTGAGGACTGATATTTTTAGAGCTGTCTGCTCTCTGTTTGGCTGACATCATATTAATATAGATAAAACTGATATTGCTTGTGGAATTTAAGAGTGGTCCCTGGAGAGAAAGTGGAGACTTCTGCAGTTCTGGTGGAATAGTGATGTATAATTACTGAAACAATGGCAAATAACCATATGAATAACTGTGCCACAACTGGATAATTCAACTTTGAGTAAGAATTTGGGGGTTAATTACTGGGGAAATGCCCATATAGCCATACTAAATCTTGGCCAGTAAAACAATGCCATTGAGAtatctttctcattttgttttataatcGTGATTATCAAAATATATGTCCTCTCTCTTAATCTGGCAGCAACACATGAAAGTAGGACTCAAGACTTGACATGCTTTAAGCTTTAATCAAGTGACTTAAGAGAGTCAGTCTCATTGAAAGTCATAGGTTTTCTGGTATCTACTTCTAAAAGGTAGAAGTCTGAgttacaatttaatttttttttttttttttttgcatctatTGTACCCTCAGCAGGCTACTCCTAGGAGACATATGAGAATTACCAACCTGTACCCCTTGAAGTAAGCAGAGCTATAAACTGGCCAGGTTGTTTATGAATAGAGTGGGGAGACATATTACACTCTGGAACACAGGCTAACCtgagaaaaaagtgtttttagcAACATTTTGAACCTCCTGCTTGTCCTCTGTTGGAGTCACGTATTCCTGATTcatggatattttttaattaaaattgaatATGAAAAATGTCGTAACCTGAGAGACCATTGGGATTACAACATTACAGCACACTGtttgaaatttctgtttcaacaTTTGATGACTGTTgcccttatttttcttctgctttgtataTCTGCACTTGATTTTGGctttgtgtatatatgtatattaaaaaaccccacacttcaCTTCATCtagggaagagaaaggacagCTGGAAGAGATGTCACTCATATTCAGTTCACAAGCTGGCCAGACCATGGAGTCCCTGAGGATCCGCATCTCCTTCTCAAACTCCGACGCAGAGTTAATGCTCTCAGCAACTTTTTTAGTGGCCCAATAGTGGTTCATTGCAggtaaatatatattattttttaaaaattatgttattGTTAAATGAACGTGAAGTGAGCTATTCAGAAAAGGGAGCTGGCAAAGGTATTTGGCTGATCCCAAATTTTGTGACTTGATTACTTGGGAGTGAGGCAGCCAAAGATGCATAAAAAGGCCTGTTTTCTGAAGGATCTGAAGGATATTCAGGTCGATAAAATCTGAGGATACACACACTTTTGGAAAGCAGCCAGATAAATGTTGGGCTACTCTGGCTATAAGCACTGTGTTTGGCAATATTGGCCTTACGTTcattaaaagatatttaaaatacagtctcaTCATTGTTTGTGTTGCCAATTTACAACAAGAACTGTTTCCAGTTGCTTCATATCCCGTTGTTACACATTTTCACTTTCACTCTCTCACTGACTGTTCCCCTCTCCGAGTGGGACTGGGAGATGCTATTCCCTCTCGATAACCCAACCCCTTTGTGCTTTGCAGTGCCGGTGTTGGGCGCACCGGGACATATATAGGAATTGATGCCATGCTGGAGGGGCTGGATGCAGAAGGCAGAGTGGATGTTTATGGCTATGTTGTGAAGCTGCGCCGGCAGCGGTGCCTCATGGTTCAAGTAGAGGTATCGCGCTAAAACTCCTGTCACTTAGAACTCTCCTTTGCTAGGGCTTCATCAGTATTTCTCAGAAGTGCGCTGCTCAGTCTTGGGTACTGCTACAGTTCAGTTGAAGTTGTTCATAGAAAATATAGCTCTGAAAAATATTACGAGAGAGAAAAACTTCCAacacagtttttcagttttggaaacTTCAACTTTTTAAGTTTaggctttaaaaaaggaagccaAGAAGAACATTTTAGATTTGATAATCCAGCTTTTGACATATAATTCACAAATGTAAAATTGAGCTTGCATAGTCaaacttaattttcagattCTAAAAACTGTCTGTCTAGGTGGGATTTTCAGTTGAGTTGAGAGTACAACAAAAGTTACGGACTGATGCAATGCATGTTTTTAACTTATTTAAGTGTTTTGCAGATCTTCAAATCTCAATTGCATATTTCTTGAATGACATTACATTTATATGCACAACACTTTTCATCCAACACCCTAAATGTGCTCCAAAATGTCTGATTTGGAAGCCACTCTGATTTTTAATACTTGTATTTAATACCCATTTAACGTTAATGCTTAATATTAACACTAATAACATCATGGGAGTAATAGTTTCTTATAGtggttttaaaaagtgatttttttttttttttttttttttactttttaataacttaatttttaaacccTTCCAATGGGAAACACCAGTCACAGTACATCCTTATCCATCAAGCGCTAGTGGAATACAATCAGTATGGAGAAACAGAGGTCAGTCTCTCAGAACTGCATTCCTATCTTAacaatctgaaaagaaaagatccTCCGAGTGATCCTTCTCTGCTGGAGGCAGAGTTTCAGGTAAATAAGTGTTGCCTTCTAGTGCCCTTACCTCCCACTTACATTAGAAAGTGCCTTGCACAATAGCCATGAGATAGAGGTACCATACATAATAGGTCACTTCTgtgctattttatttctctggcaCAGAAACAGTTTCTTTACCTTCATGAAAAAAGCTGTAAATTAATGCaattttattcctgcttttgatgttaacatttttaacaaagatGGGGAGCATAGAATGATTACTTTTGTCTATGTGCATGATTTCCTGTGCCGTTGTACATAGTATAGCAGGCATTTTTAAACTATAGTCCAGATGGGACCAAAgtttaaagaattaaagaaagaagtgagGCACTGGGAGGTGAAGACTGGGTGTGGGTGTCCAGAGGGGACAAAGCTCCCAAGAACAATTTTAATCTAGCATAATACCAAACGTACTCTTTCTTTAGAGGTTACCTTCCTATAAGGGGTGGCGGACACAGAACACTGGGAATcgtgaggaaaataaaagcaaaaataggaATGCCAACATAATTCCATGTAAGTATTGTCCATGAACCTTTCCTTATTTTATGTTATCTTCTGTAAGAAAACCTactaaattttgaaaaaataaggaCAGTACATTACCTTACTGAGATGTATCTGATTGATTAATTTTCTCAACACTCTAAAATTAGAAACTTCTcatagtgttttaaaaaagaagagacgAGCTTTTAAAAAGGTGAATTATCGGGAGTGTTTaagtttatttcaaataaaatggcCATTGTTCTGCAGTCTGTTGTGAAAGGACTGGCTTTTTTCTATCTATTTTGCCTGCTGCATACGTGGGGACAGCCCCCCTCTAATGCTATACCTGAGCAGCAGTGTGGCGTGACGGTGACACTTTGTCTCGTGCAGATGACTTTAACCGAGTGCCGATCAGGCAAGAAGACGAATGCAGTAAGGAGGGTGAACGTGATTCAGATGATTCCTCAGATGAGGACAGCGACTGCGAGGAATCAAGCAAATACATCAATGCTTCCTTCATAACTGTATGTATTTAGAGGATCCGCTACAAGTATGTCACAAGCTTTCAGCTAAAACGGTATTCTAGCTCGAACTCTTATTCTCTTACTGGCTTCACAAATAGAATAGGGTTTACCTGAATAAGGGAGAAAGACCTGACAGTCGATTGGCAAATCCATTTATAGTTTTAATCATCAAAATCTTCTACATTTTGCTGCAGTAATGAGATgaatctttttccctttcatggTCTTAGACTGTGCAATCACAAACAGTGAGACTAAAcatagaaacactttttttttgcgtgtgtgtgtgttatttttaaaaccactaGCTTTCAGACTGGCCTCatgataaaatgtatttctgttagTGGGCATCTGCCTATGTACAAGTTGCTCcatattaatattttccctGTTGGTGAAATGTGAGTATAGTTATTCACATATAACTATATATGTGAAAACCCTACTAGTGAAAGTTGGGGCCATCAGTTTTTTGGTATCATATATACCTCCAAAAGAAGGAGAGCAGTTATTGGTCACTAATGAAGTAACTGACTTTAATGGAATTACTAgctaaatttgatttttctgaatcctttaaaatgctgcacagTTAGGATATCTACTCAgagtaaatgtatttttacttttgggTAGCTCAGTGTGAACTGACCGGTGCACCAGCTTTGTGTGGTGTAAACTCAATTTCTTAGTGGTCAAATTAAACAGCTGTgtataattaaatgttttagcccttaaaaatatgctttgcagaaaatggCAGGGTGAGGTCTCACCCACTGCACCAGGAGCATGCCTTGTTGTCAATCTGGAAGTGATACTGTTGTTAGGAGGATTGAGTTTAATGTCATTTGGCTCATAGAATTCCTGTGAGGCCATTGCCTACTGTGATAGGCATATTTTCCCTATAAACAAAAGGGTTCATTAGTTTATTTTACTGGGTATTCTTTAAATGACAATGAGTTTTGTTGCTTGACAATcacatttcaaatgaatttaagggaaaaaaatcttaaaaatctcttttatagGGTTACTGGGGTCCAAAAGCCATGATTGCAACACAGGGACCGCTGCAGGAAACTATCTCTGACTTCTGGCAAATGGTCTTCCAAAGAAAAGTCAAAGTCATTGTTATGCTGACAGAGCTGAAAGAAGGAGATCAGGTGAGGGCATGGTCTTCACACTGACATATTAAGGGTCTTCTGTatgcaaagaaaacagtgcaCTGCACTGCACTTTCTCATTCCCTTCCTCCAGTTAAGCGTGTTTCATAGGATGAGGAATTTGGATTTCCAATATAATTTGTTATTTACCTTCTTAATTTACTTTCTAATGAATTTTTGAGAGGAAGAGTGTGTGatgctatattttaaaatacaatggCACTCCTACTACTTTAAAGTCAATACATTCTGTAAGTGCATgtggaagataaaataaaaggaggTTTGAATGGTAAGCACTGACTTGTACTTTTATCCATTTTAGGAACTCTGTGCACAGtactggggagaaggaaaacaaacgTATGATGGCATAGAAGTTCATATGACAGATGTCAACTGTTGTCCTAGCTATACCATACGTGCATTTGATGTTACACATCTGAAGGTAAAAGTTTCTTTGCAAATtccaaaagttttaaatttgtttcccTGTTATAAACGTAGCCTAAAGAAGGAGAAGGGACAGTTCCCACTGCACTTACCTCCTGCTctaagaaatggaaatgtttttctcttccagatcAGCAGCCAATCATGATAAATGCCATAAAGTAGCTCAAATTTCCCATTTAGTGAATTGCTGAGATGGTGGTAGTGAAGTCTCAGGAGGTCAGCTGTCTTTTGTACTTTGAGCAAAGCTTGGATGTCTACCTACCTCATATTCATGAGGTAGAACTCATGTCACCATGCAGTTCCTCAAGaatagaatttttcttttgtaaatcaGCTGCAATAGATGTACTACGTgaatctttattttaatctgaacaTTGACTACTTCtccactgctgtttttcagacGAAAGAAACGCAGAAGGTGTATCAGTATCAGTATCACAAGTGGAGTGGCTTGGATGTTCCAGAAAACCCCAAAGATTTAGTCAGCATGATTCTCAACCTTAAACAAAAAGTCCCAGCCAGACCAGTCACTGAGGAGAACAGGAGTACCCGCAGCATCCCACTCGTCGTCCACTGCGGGTGGGTCTGAATTCAGCACGTACCTTAACCTAGCTCTAAGTTCTGGATATACGTGGCAGTCACGATTTTGGGATGCCTACCTTTTCCCACAAGCCTTTCCATGTGTCTGGAGACTCAGCTCTCCCTAGAATATTCCTTGAAGTGCTCAAGCTTGACCTTTTTGATTGTAGTGATGAAAAGTGAGCACACTTCTCTTCGGCAAGCGTGGGCATGGAGTAGGTGGTCAGAGCTAGCTGCTCTTGCCCGGTACACATATTTTGACCGGTACACATATTTTAGAGAATCCAgtcaaaaatgttttggaaaagtaaTTCATTATGCAGACTTTGAAATAAATCTAACTTTTAGTCAGAAGACTTGctgattttacattttaaatttacatgTACATTTTACATCATGTTCTAGTGATGGATCACAACAGACTGGTGTATTTTGTGCTTTAATGACCCTCTTGGAAAGTGCAGAAATAGAAGAAGTAATAGATGTTTTCCAAGTAGTAAAAGCTCTTCGTCGCACCAGGCTGGGAGTGGTCTCCACCTTTGTAAGTAAATCTTATGAATTACCAGAAAAAATTGTGAGATTACTTATCATGGTCACTAATATCCTCATAATCTTACGCATCATTTCTGCATAGGGAACACTAATTCTAATCAGGAGATTCCACCACTCACCACTACTTGGGAATTACTGCTGTTACTGATAAGAATGAAGGAGTCTCTGAGATGTCCAGAGCTGCAATTCTGTAACACCTTTGTGGAAGGGTGCatattataaaattataaattgcATAAATTGATGTTTCTGCAGTTGCTTCAGGGATGTACGTGCACGGTGTCCCTTAACTTCTGCAGTTAGCAGGCTAACTCCATTTCACAGGCTAGCAGCCATCGACTTGATTTGTTTAAATCACTCCAGAGGCATTGTGTCTCTGTGGCATACACTGTGCATTTACTAACGACCCAGACCTAGGTGTCATCGATATGGGGCAGGTTCTTAGGTGACTTTCCTAGACTCCTTACAAGACGTGTTGTTTACAACTTAGGTACTCTAAAAAACGTATTTTTGGTACTTTGTGAACCAAGAGGGTACTGAGTGACTCCGCTTGGAACGTCTGATGCAGGCAGTTACAGAGACATTACATACACATGAAATCAGAATAAACCATAGAGGCAACACTCTGTATGCCAAAACCCGTGGAAGCTGCTTCATATGCAGTCTTGCATGTTCAACTACAtgttacatttctaaaatttaagaaaacagagaaagaatggCTTTATTCTTGGGCTCTGAGCATTCCATTCATACTAACTTCTTCTCTTTATATTTAAGGAACAATATCAATTTCTGTATGACACCATTGCCAGTACCTACCCTGCACAGAATGGACAAATAAAGAAGAACAGCCAGCAGGAAGATAAAGTTGAATTTTGCAGTGAAGTAGAAAAAACAGATCAGGAAACTGATTTGATCACTATTGATCTTACCCCGTCAACGCCAGAGGAAAAAGAGCCTTCTGAAGTATGTGATGATTCTAAGGCTGCAGATAGCACTAAGGGAACAGAAAGCTCTACAAACGGCCCCACAACTCCAGTTCTCGCTTAGAGGctatactaaaaaaaaagtgctttttcatgtgcaaaaaatcttaaacaaaataagaagtgtaagattttttcctcttcccacctTTTTTTTGGAAAACGTTTACTGTTATATCAGTTTTTTGAAGGTACAAATTTAAAGGAATACTTGAAGCTTGTAGAGAGTGACAAAGTACTGTGCAAGTTTAATTTTTGTGTAGATTTGCATTTAATACTTCTTCAGAAACCTTTTCactatttttatactttttcttttaaaaatatgtacagtGTAATACTATGCTGAGCAGTGAGAAGGAAATTTTTTGACTTCTgtaacaagaagaaaagcaactcAGAAAACAAGATTAGTGTGTGGCAAAAACAGGTCTGTCTTCCAAACTATAAGCAAGTAAATTAACCTAATAGATAAGCATATATTCTAGCATTTCAGGAGTGCTGACCAAGCACTGCTTTAATAATACTCTGCGGAACTTGAGGGACTTGGCCAAACAGTTTTAAGAGCTTATCGTTTACATCATGTGGCAATTCCAAGGAACTCAGACTTACAGGGAATCTGTAAGTCCTCTCATATCGATCTGGAACAggaatttttgcatttttctaacTTGCCTCAAGGTGTCCTTGCTGCTCCACGTATATTAATCTGAGATTTCAATGTTAGACTCAAAGAAGAGTTTGGAGATTGGCATTTGAATAATTGCAACAATTCTGatagaaaacatattttgtttacTCTTAGATCTTAAAATACTGCATGCTTGCACATCTATTTCTTATGCTTACTGTTATTTAAAGGGACTGCTTCCATGAACACATCTGACCTGTTTTCAGAATTGGAAAATACTTAGATGCTTTTCCTCCAAACCTTGTAGATTTTAATTGgtacaggattttatttttttttctttatgaggTTTTGTATGTTACAGTTGTgatatttttactatttcttgCTGGATTTTAGCCTACTGTTtttagaacaaataaaaaagataatt is a window of Gymnogyps californianus isolate 813 chromosome 8, ASM1813914v2, whole genome shotgun sequence DNA encoding:
- the PTPRC gene encoding receptor-type tyrosine-protein phosphatase C isoform X1; amino-acid sequence: MFLWLKLLAFGIAFLRQDAFVKAGDENLATASSPSPVSPPPARSTSLSPPAGDENLANTSSPSLMSPPPARSTSLSPPGTTEGVESAATTPGVSPADSTYLSTHAGSVPATGLSNPPRSSTAALTTRTPIAFENASSDDYNSTSLHSTISPVSMPANTGIIPTLTIEAPIVTTEEPCDDYIDRDITSVKDENNMAEVTLKNLRKNRLYVILEAEKNFSVDSSTHTIKLQRCMRYTVRVKNCPDKYVTVPPEHSKNPFKVEDQTNTSAKLCWEKSLACASVTVRHKDLPVFTVSNQVCKELDNLSPNREYIYTGTAHIFEENFVNQSIIVTTDYGAPEAPENLTVVCEARNVSVSWKKPSDISKGPIHGYMVTCNDTETEFVHTTDFICPKLEPYSKGSVSVTPYTNSKYNNEKIRGETGTYYFTTKSAEPQQVIDVNAILTADNAVQIKCKSQQVYGAETVFELTWENDGTTKSSTNSCDFKKENLSYLTNYTFTILVFNGKHRGQPVKKSIRTRYNSKALITFLAFLIVVTSIALLLVLYKIYDLHKKKLSNSSEGVNLVAVKDDDRQLLNIEPIPSEQLLDMYKRKIADEGRLFLDEFQSIPRVFTKFSIKEAKKSHNQNKNRYIDILPYDHNRVELSEIPGDPGSDYINASYIDGFKEPRKYIAAQGPKDETTDDFWRMIWEQKATIIVMVTRCEEGKRNKCAQYWPSMENGSATYGDIIVKINESKTCPDYVIQKLHITNGRERTAGRDVTHIQFTSWPDHGVPEDPHLLLKLRRRVNALSNFFSGPIVVHCSAGVGRTGTYIGIDAMLEGLDAEGRVDVYGYVVKLRRQRCLMVQVESQYILIHQALVEYNQYGETEVSLSELHSYLNNLKRKDPPSDPSLLEAEFQRLPSYKGWRTQNTGNREENKSKNRNANIIPYDFNRVPIRQEDECSKEGERDSDDSSDEDSDCEESSKYINASFITGYWGPKAMIATQGPLQETISDFWQMVFQRKVKVIVMLTELKEGDQELCAQYWGEGKQTYDGIEVHMTDVNCCPSYTIRAFDVTHLKTKETQKVYQYQYHKWSGLDVPENPKDLVSMILNLKQKVPARPVTEENRSTRSIPLVVHCGDGSQQTGVFCALMTLLESAEIEEVIDVFQVVKALRRTRLGVVSTFEQYQFLYDTIASTYPAQNGQIKKNSQQEDKVEFCSEVEKTDQETDLITIDLTPSTPEEKEPSEVCDDSKAADSTKGTESSTNGPTTPVLA
- the PTPRC gene encoding receptor-type tyrosine-protein phosphatase C isoform X2, which encodes MFLWLKLLAFGIAFLRQDAFVKGVESAATTPEAPIVTTEEPCDDYIDRDITSVKDENNMAEVTLKNLRKNRLYVILEAEKNFSVDSSTHTIKLQRCMRYTVRVKNCPDKYVTVPPEHSKNPFKVEDQTNTSAKLCWEKSLACASVTVRHKDLPVFTVSNQVCKELDNLSPNREYIYTGTAHIFEENFVNQSIIVTTDYGAPEAPENLTVVCEARNVSVSWKKPSDISKGPIHGYMVTCNDTETEFVHTTDFICPKLEPYSKGSVSVTPYTNSKYNNEKIRGETGTYYFTTKSAEPQQVIDVNAILTADNAVQIKCKSQQVYGAETVFELTWENDGTTKSSTNSCDFKKENLSYLTNYTFTILVFNGKHRGQPVKKSIRTRYNSKALITFLAFLIVVTSIALLLVLYKIYDLHKKKLSNSSEGVNLVAVKDDDRQLLNIEPIPSEQLLDMYKRKIADEGRLFLDEFQSIPRVFTKFSIKEAKKSHNQNKNRYIDILPYDHNRVELSEIPGDPGSDYINASYIDGFKEPRKYIAAQGPKDETTDDFWRMIWEQKATIIVMVTRCEEGKRNKCAQYWPSMENGSATYGDIIVKINESKTCPDYVIQKLHITNGRERTAGRDVTHIQFTSWPDHGVPEDPHLLLKLRRRVNALSNFFSGPIVVHCSAGVGRTGTYIGIDAMLEGLDAEGRVDVYGYVVKLRRQRCLMVQVESQYILIHQALVEYNQYGETEVSLSELHSYLNNLKRKDPPSDPSLLEAEFQRLPSYKGWRTQNTGNREENKSKNRNANIIPYDFNRVPIRQEDECSKEGERDSDDSSDEDSDCEESSKYINASFITGYWGPKAMIATQGPLQETISDFWQMVFQRKVKVIVMLTELKEGDQELCAQYWGEGKQTYDGIEVHMTDVNCCPSYTIRAFDVTHLKTKETQKVYQYQYHKWSGLDVPENPKDLVSMILNLKQKVPARPVTEENRSTRSIPLVVHCGDGSQQTGVFCALMTLLESAEIEEVIDVFQVVKALRRTRLGVVSTFEQYQFLYDTIASTYPAQNGQIKKNSQQEDKVEFCSEVEKTDQETDLITIDLTPSTPEEKEPSEVCDDSKAADSTKGTESSTNGPTTPVLA